A genomic region of Catalinimonas niigatensis contains the following coding sequences:
- a CDS encoding ADP-ribosylglycohydrolase family protein: MLKITLCILLFLSGITFQSNAQHIEELSEAALRDKIKGYWIGQLVGNYLGFPFENLYTDTPIPILIDQYYDFRALDTIDLKMNHDDRRAYVPIMAGAMGGAWSDDDTDIEFVTLHAVEKYGLDLTYEEITLMWKKHINRFIWSANRRARDLMEEGLVPPATGSKQHNPYWYRITSQLVNEIWSAFYPGMTKLAGQRAEWGAHIMCDDWATHVTRAYGVMYSAAFFEKDVNKLVALAINDLPEDSPYRRGLEQLVRWHEEHEDWRATRQLIHDHYYQSVDGFDIEFPVAGSVVNGLSGVMALLYGEGDFTKTVAIATSAGYDCDNQAATIGGLMGVMQGASAIPEYFTLKLNPELGWTEPFNNQYINYSRDGLSNYNTIRDIVDRIMAITEEAIQSQGAEVEVRGDEKYFIIPLDF, from the coding sequence ATGCTCAAAATTACGCTTTGTATTCTACTCTTTTTGTCAGGCATCACTTTTCAATCCAACGCACAACATATTGAGGAGCTTTCTGAAGCTGCCTTGAGAGACAAAATCAAAGGATACTGGATAGGCCAACTGGTAGGTAACTATCTGGGCTTTCCTTTTGAAAATCTCTACACTGATACACCCATTCCCATATTAATAGATCAGTATTATGACTTCCGTGCACTAGATACCATCGACCTCAAGATGAACCATGATGATCGGCGGGCATACGTGCCTATCATGGCTGGCGCTATGGGTGGAGCCTGGTCTGACGATGATACGGATATAGAATTCGTCACCCTGCACGCAGTAGAAAAGTATGGACTGGATCTGACGTATGAAGAGATCACTCTGATGTGGAAGAAGCACATCAACCGCTTTATCTGGTCGGCCAATCGCAGGGCACGGGACCTGATGGAAGAGGGTTTGGTCCCTCCCGCTACCGGCAGCAAGCAACATAATCCTTACTGGTATAGAATCACTTCACAATTGGTCAATGAAATATGGAGCGCATTTTATCCGGGTATGACAAAACTAGCAGGGCAACGAGCCGAATGGGGAGCGCATATCATGTGCGATGATTGGGCTACGCACGTTACCCGGGCTTATGGAGTGATGTACAGTGCCGCCTTCTTTGAAAAGGATGTAAACAAGCTGGTAGCATTAGCCATAAATGATCTTCCTGAAGACAGCCCCTACCGCAGAGGCTTAGAGCAGCTTGTCAGGTGGCATGAGGAACACGAAGACTGGAGAGCTACCCGTCAGTTGATCCATGATCACTATTACCAAAGCGTAGATGGATTTGACATAGAGTTTCCGGTAGCAGGATCGGTGGTCAACGGATTGAGTGGAGTGATGGCCCTGCTGTATGGTGAAGGAGACTTTACCAAGACAGTAGCCATCGCCACCAGCGCTGGTTACGATTGCGATAATCAGGCGGCTACTATTGGGGGATTGATGGGGGTAATGCAGGGTGCATCTGCCATTCCTGAGTACTTCACCTTAAAGCTCAATCCTGAGCTGGGCTGGACAGAGCCTTTCAACAATCAGTATATCAACTATTCCAGGGATGGTTTATCCAATTACAATACCATTAGAGATATTGTTGACAGAATTATGGCGATCACTGAAGAAGCTATCCAAAGTCAGGGAGCTGAGGTAGAAGTACGGGGGGATGAAAAATACTTTATTATTCCTTTAGACTTCTAA
- a CDS encoding NifU family protein, which yields MENQEIIDRVEKALNEIRPYLETDGGNVKVLGVDDDMVVSLELLGACGSCPMSVMTMKAGIQETIKRQVPEVTDVRAVNITSPDDPRAQLPDNMA from the coding sequence ATGGAGAATCAAGAAATCATTGATCGTGTAGAGAAAGCCCTTAACGAGATAAGGCCCTATCTGGAGACAGACGGTGGAAATGTGAAAGTACTGGGTGTGGATGATGACATGGTAGTCAGCCTGGAACTATTGGGAGCCTGTGGGTCCTGCCCAATGTCAGTGATGACCATGAAAGCAGGTATTCAGGAAACTATCAAAAGACAGGTGCCGGAGGTAACTGATGTGAGGGCGGTAAATATTACAAGCCCTGATGATCCTCGTGCCCAACTTCCTGACAATATGGCTTAA
- a CDS encoding outer membrane beta-barrel protein, with protein MAKCISFILILLLTYTFHQTYSQSAFQEAIIITQEKDSLHGYLTLTNDNEYLFTQGKNQVEQLLSPENIGTILLNKNTVFESKRIVTDGNEQAIFLKLLVRGKSKLYQHPNSKKSTYWVETEDGKMYALTNERLESYRDGRSYIRYSNTYRGVLKNIFNDQPQLFSQIDKLKYTEKSISGFYQQYHEKLNLPYEILSEETPYVALTFGLIVGLQRSSVEFIGTQVLESHLSPSFSSSSNFSLGIFAEAQPIEYRHSAIKLEVQYQSASYSNPTLTLNTNILRISPAYKYRIAPNAKLKPFLSLGPTFNFLLSLKDQSTVDGLDYNWLQSGRMQYGLEAGTGISTKINQKQDLFLELRYGVHNGNHLSIVRRFVPGVGYISVQDLFDSISQSLGILVGIRF; from the coding sequence ATGGCAAAATGTATTTCATTCATCCTCATTTTACTTCTAACCTATACTTTTCATCAAACATATTCCCAAAGTGCTTTTCAGGAAGCTATAATTATTACTCAGGAGAAGGACAGCCTGCATGGGTATCTCACTCTTACCAATGACAATGAATATCTCTTCACACAGGGTAAAAATCAGGTTGAGCAACTGCTTTCGCCCGAAAACATCGGCACTATTCTTTTGAATAAAAATACTGTTTTTGAGTCAAAAAGAATTGTAACGGATGGAAATGAACAAGCGATATTTTTAAAATTACTTGTACGAGGCAAATCAAAACTTTATCAACATCCCAATAGTAAAAAGAGCACATACTGGGTAGAGACTGAAGATGGTAAAATGTATGCCCTTACCAATGAAAGACTAGAATCTTACAGAGACGGAAGAAGTTATATACGTTATTCAAACACTTACCGTGGGGTACTGAAAAATATATTTAACGATCAACCTCAATTATTTTCACAAATTGACAAATTAAAATATACCGAAAAATCCATCAGTGGCTTCTATCAGCAATATCATGAAAAGCTTAACCTGCCTTATGAAATCCTGAGTGAGGAAACGCCATACGTAGCATTGACTTTTGGCTTGATAGTGGGTTTACAACGTTCATCCGTAGAGTTCATTGGTACACAAGTGCTGGAAAGTCACCTCTCACCTTCATTCAGTTCCAGTAGTAATTTTAGCTTAGGAATATTTGCAGAAGCTCAACCCATAGAATACAGGCACTCTGCGATTAAACTGGAAGTACAATATCAATCTGCTTCTTATTCAAATCCCACATTAACGTTGAACACAAATATCCTGAGAATTTCTCCTGCCTATAAATATCGTATTGCACCTAATGCTAAACTGAAGCCCTTTCTCAGTCTGGGACCAACATTTAATTTCCTGCTCTCATTGAAAGATCAAAGTACCGTGGATGGACTTGATTACAACTGGCTTCAGAGTGGTAGAATGCAATATGGGTTAGAAGCAGGCACAGGAATTAGTACAAAGATCAACCAAAAGCAAGATCTATTTCTTGAGCTTAGATATGGTGTACATAATGGTAATCATCTTTCTATTGTCAGGCGATTTGTGCCCGGAGTGGGATATATTTCCGTTCAAGACTTATTTGATTCTATATCTCAGTCTTTAGGAATACTGGTTGGTATCAGATTTTAA
- the dnaG gene encoding DNA primase, whose translation MIRKEIIDEIKARIDILDVVGDYVNLKKQGSNYRGFSPFNQEKTPSFYVVPSKGFYKDFSSGKAGDAISFMMESEGMSYIEALKQLGKRYGIEVEEENLTDEEMEAQSEKDSLYIVMKYASDYFQEQLWKSEEGKAIGLTYFKERGFSEETIKAFDLGYSLDEWDGMLKMAIKVGHKQEMLEKAGLIISRERKEGTRHYDRFRGRVMFPIHNISGRVIAFGARLLKNNPEVEQPKYLNSPETPIYHKSDVLYGIYQAKQQIRQEDTCYLVEGYTDVISLYQAGIQNVVASSGTSLTQEQIRLIARYTKNVTVLFDGDPAGLKASFRGIDMILEGGLNVKAVVLPEGEDPDSYVRKLGGRHSGGSQFREFLQEKQQDFISFKTAVYQEETERDPIRRAEVIREIVQSISKIPDPIQRQVYIKETSVKLGMDESTLFAELNKIYLKQQRSSSRQQTYEEQEKGVADIDFVHPEEPLDEPASVGIEEAILSKEKELTRVLVMYGHHPVKEDYMVCHYIKDELDDISLKHDIYQRIFSTYYQHVDTQKSLMEKFMIEQTEAEVSRQVINLIVDHYMPSPNWEQREVYVPKKDEKILDVITRSIDQLKFDVLKFMLAQKTLELKDETDINNVILIQKELIELQKIYNKIANKYGTVVPR comes from the coding sequence ATGATCAGGAAGGAAATTATAGATGAGATTAAGGCAAGAATTGACATCCTGGATGTGGTGGGAGATTATGTGAACCTGAAAAAGCAGGGAAGTAATTACCGGGGTTTCAGTCCTTTCAACCAGGAAAAGACGCCATCCTTTTACGTAGTACCTTCCAAAGGTTTTTACAAAGACTTTAGCTCCGGCAAAGCCGGCGATGCCATTTCTTTTATGATGGAGTCGGAAGGGATGAGTTACATTGAAGCCCTCAAGCAATTGGGCAAACGCTACGGCATAGAGGTGGAAGAGGAAAACCTCACCGACGAGGAGATGGAGGCGCAGAGTGAGAAAGACAGTCTCTACATTGTGATGAAATATGCTTCTGACTATTTTCAGGAGCAGCTCTGGAAAAGTGAAGAGGGCAAAGCCATCGGGCTTACCTATTTCAAGGAAAGAGGCTTCTCCGAAGAAACCATCAAAGCTTTTGACCTGGGCTACAGCCTGGATGAATGGGATGGAATGCTCAAAATGGCTATCAAAGTCGGTCATAAGCAGGAAATGCTGGAAAAAGCCGGACTCATCATCAGCCGGGAAAGGAAAGAGGGAACCAGGCACTACGACCGCTTTCGCGGCAGAGTCATGTTCCCCATCCACAACATTAGCGGTAGAGTTATCGCTTTTGGAGCAAGACTACTAAAAAACAATCCTGAGGTTGAGCAACCTAAATATCTCAACTCCCCGGAAACACCTATTTACCACAAAAGTGATGTGCTCTACGGCATCTATCAGGCCAAGCAGCAGATCCGCCAGGAGGATACCTGTTATCTGGTAGAAGGTTATACCGATGTAATTTCACTGTATCAGGCCGGTATACAAAATGTAGTGGCCTCTTCGGGTACCTCGCTTACGCAGGAGCAGATCCGCCTGATTGCCCGCTATACCAAAAATGTGACCGTACTATTTGACGGTGACCCTGCCGGACTCAAAGCTTCATTCCGGGGCATTGACATGATCCTGGAAGGTGGGCTGAATGTAAAGGCCGTAGTGCTGCCGGAAGGAGAAGACCCCGACAGCTATGTGCGCAAACTGGGTGGCCGGCACTCCGGCGGCAGCCAGTTCAGGGAATTCCTCCAGGAAAAACAGCAGGATTTTATCTCCTTCAAAACGGCGGTCTATCAGGAAGAAACTGAGCGTGATCCTATCCGTCGGGCGGAGGTAATCCGGGAGATTGTGCAGAGTATCTCCAAAATCCCCGATCCTATTCAGCGCCAGGTGTATATCAAAGAAACCAGTGTCAAGCTAGGGATGGATGAAAGCACTTTATTTGCGGAGCTCAATAAGATTTATCTCAAGCAGCAGCGCTCTTCTTCCCGGCAGCAGACTTATGAAGAGCAAGAAAAGGGAGTAGCAGACATAGATTTTGTACATCCTGAAGAGCCGTTGGATGAGCCTGCTTCGGTAGGCATAGAAGAAGCTATCCTGAGCAAAGAAAAAGAACTGACGCGGGTGCTGGTGATGTATGGACACCATCCGGTGAAGGAAGATTATATGGTTTGCCATTACATCAAAGACGAACTGGACGATATCAGCCTGAAACACGATATATACCAGCGTATTTTCAGCACTTATTATCAGCATGTGGATACACAGAAAAGCCTGATGGAAAAGTTTATGATTGAGCAAACCGAAGCAGAAGTCTCCCGACAGGTAATCAATCTGATTGTAGACCATTATATGCCCAGCCCCAACTGGGAACAGCGGGAGGTCTATGTACCCAAGAAGGATGAAAAGATCCTGGATGTGATTACCCGCAGCATAGACCAGCTCAAGTTTGATGTTCTCAAATTCATGTTAGCACAAAAAACTTTAGAATTAAAAGATGAGACTGATATAAACAATGTGATTCTGATACAAAAAGAATTAATTGAATTACAAAAAATTTACAATAAGATTGCAAATAAGTATGGAACTGTAGTTCCTAGATAG
- a CDS encoding glycoside hydrolase family 15 protein, giving the protein MKYQPIENYGIIGDLNTVALVGMNGSIDFMCFPDFDSPSIFAKILDAEKGGYFSLHPEKENYRTRQMYLPDTNVLLTRFLSDEGVVEITDFMPVGETCEQNDLVRRVTCVRGTMKFHLSCSPRFNYARSGHHLELRGKQAIFKSKGEDGIAFCLRSNVALQQDGDDVRTTFTIKPGQKIDFVMEAYGEPLDCDDEHDEVSETLEPIDRFVENRLRLTIKYWKNWISKSTYKGRWMEIVNRSALVLKLLTSRKYGSIVAAPTFGLPEWLGGVRNWDYRYTWIRDASFTVYALLNLGYRKEATHFMQWIEKRCQDIGSAGYLGLMYKLNGDHELTESELSHLEGYQQSSPVRIGNAAHHQLQLDIYGELLDAVYLYNKYGEPISYDLWKSLEDQINWLCDNWNQPDEGIWEVRGGKKHFLYSRMMCWVAVDRAIRLGQMRPFPFPEKWRSIRDEIYNSVFKDFWDEEKKCFVQSKGSDEVDGATLLMPMIRFLSPRDPRWLSTLKVIEENLVSDFLVYRYRSDEGESDGLPGEEGTFSMCTFWYVECLAKAGEIEKARLNFEKMLGYANHLGLYSEMLGFQGEHLGNTPQAFTHLGLISAAISLDEQLNDERNKELADNAL; this is encoded by the coding sequence ATGAAGTATCAACCGATAGAGAATTATGGAATCATTGGAGACTTAAACACTGTGGCACTGGTGGGCATGAATGGCTCCATAGATTTCATGTGTTTTCCCGACTTTGACTCGCCCTCTATTTTTGCAAAAATCCTGGATGCTGAAAAGGGAGGGTATTTCTCTCTTCATCCCGAAAAAGAAAACTACAGGACGCGGCAGATGTATCTTCCTGATACCAATGTCTTGCTTACCCGTTTTTTGTCTGACGAGGGGGTGGTTGAAATTACGGACTTCATGCCGGTGGGCGAAACCTGCGAACAGAACGATCTGGTACGCCGTGTGACCTGCGTGCGGGGGACCATGAAGTTTCACCTGAGCTGTAGTCCACGTTTCAACTATGCCAGAAGCGGACACCATCTGGAGCTTAGGGGAAAGCAGGCCATCTTTAAAAGTAAGGGTGAGGATGGAATAGCCTTTTGCCTCAGAAGCAATGTGGCTTTGCAGCAGGATGGTGATGATGTCCGCACTACCTTTACCATCAAACCCGGACAGAAAATAGACTTTGTGATGGAAGCTTATGGCGAGCCCCTCGATTGCGACGATGAACACGATGAGGTTTCCGAAACTCTGGAGCCTATTGATCGCTTTGTAGAGAACCGTTTGCGCCTTACCATTAAATATTGGAAAAACTGGATATCTAAATCAACCTACAAAGGACGGTGGATGGAAATTGTCAATCGTTCTGCCCTGGTGCTGAAGCTGCTTACCTCCAGAAAGTACGGGTCTATCGTGGCTGCCCCTACTTTTGGCTTGCCGGAATGGCTGGGAGGCGTCAGGAACTGGGATTATCGCTATACCTGGATCAGAGATGCTTCCTTTACCGTATATGCGCTGCTCAACCTGGGCTACCGCAAAGAGGCCACCCACTTTATGCAGTGGATAGAAAAGCGTTGCCAGGATATCGGCAGTGCAGGTTATCTGGGACTGATGTATAAGCTCAACGGGGACCATGAACTTACCGAATCCGAACTATCTCACCTGGAAGGTTATCAGCAGTCTTCTCCGGTAAGGATAGGCAATGCCGCCCATCATCAACTACAGCTGGATATTTATGGAGAACTGCTGGACGCAGTTTACCTCTACAACAAATACGGTGAACCCATCTCTTATGACCTCTGGAAATCTCTGGAGGATCAGATCAACTGGCTGTGCGACAACTGGAATCAGCCGGACGAAGGTATCTGGGAAGTGAGAGGAGGAAAAAAGCATTTCCTGTATTCCCGCATGATGTGCTGGGTGGCTGTTGACCGTGCCATACGTCTGGGGCAGATGCGCCCTTTCCCTTTTCCTGAAAAATGGCGCAGCATACGCGATGAGATCTATAATTCTGTATTTAAAGATTTTTGGGATGAGGAGAAAAAGTGCTTTGTGCAAAGCAAAGGGTCAGATGAGGTAGATGGTGCTACCCTGCTTATGCCTATGATCCGCTTTTTAAGTCCCCGCGACCCTCGCTGGCTGAGCACTTTGAAGGTCATAGAAGAGAATCTGGTTTCTGACTTCCTGGTCTACCGCTACCGTTCGGATGAAGGCGAATCGGATGGACTGCCCGGCGAGGAAGGCACCTTTTCCATGTGTACTTTCTGGTACGTGGAGTGTCTGGCCAAGGCCGGAGAAATAGAAAAGGCCCGCCTCAACTTTGAAAAGATGCTGGGTTATGCCAACCACCTGGGCCTGTATTCAGAAATGCTGGGTTTTCAGGGAGAACATCTGGGCAATACGCCTCAGGCATTTACCCATCTGGGCCTGATCAGTGCGGCCATTAGTCTTGATGAACAATTAAATGATGAACGAAACAAAGAACTGGCTGATAATGCACTATGA
- a CDS encoding Mrp/NBP35 family ATP-binding protein, whose translation MPVTQEDILKALSTVDDPDLKQDLVTLNMIKDLEVEGNHVRFTVELTTPACPLKEIIRNACLDAIYDQVSSELQVQINMSSSVTSSRKNALMLPQVKNIIAVASGKGGVGKSTIAANLAVSLSKIGAKVGLVDADIYGPSIPTMFNCEHEQPKVKTVNGKNVIVPLVQYGVKLISIGFMMSADDAVVWRGPMASKALQQFLGDSDWGELDYLIIDLPPGTSDIHLTLVQSVPVTGAVIVTTPQKVALADARKGLAMFQQKQINVPILGIVENMAYFTPAELPDNKYYIFGQGGGRALAEKSQIPFLGEIPLVQSIRESGDRGYPAALNTADGDKPNPEQLAFENLAQELARQVAIRNANATKTKKVDINVQ comes from the coding sequence ATGCCTGTCACTCAAGAAGATATTCTCAAAGCCTTAAGCACAGTAGATGATCCTGACCTCAAGCAGGATCTGGTCACACTGAATATGATCAAAGACCTGGAAGTAGAAGGCAATCACGTGCGATTTACCGTAGAATTGACCACACCTGCCTGTCCGCTCAAGGAAATAATCCGCAATGCCTGTCTGGATGCGATCTATGATCAGGTATCTTCAGAACTTCAGGTGCAGATTAATATGAGTTCCAGCGTGACCTCGTCCCGCAAGAATGCTCTTATGCTGCCACAGGTGAAGAATATCATTGCTGTAGCATCCGGCAAAGGAGGCGTAGGTAAGTCTACTATTGCTGCTAACCTTGCGGTATCTTTATCCAAAATAGGGGCAAAAGTAGGCTTAGTAGACGCAGACATTTATGGTCCTTCTATTCCTACCATGTTCAACTGCGAACATGAACAGCCTAAAGTAAAGACGGTCAACGGAAAAAACGTGATTGTGCCGCTGGTGCAATACGGCGTCAAGCTCATCTCTATCGGTTTTATGATGTCGGCAGATGATGCGGTGGTGTGGAGAGGACCTATGGCCAGCAAAGCGCTACAGCAGTTTCTGGGCGACTCCGACTGGGGCGAACTGGATTACCTGATCATTGACCTGCCACCCGGCACCAGCGATATTCACCTGACGCTGGTACAATCCGTACCGGTTACCGGAGCAGTAATTGTAACCACTCCTCAGAAAGTAGCCCTGGCAGATGCACGCAAAGGTTTGGCAATGTTCCAGCAAAAACAGATCAATGTGCCGATCTTGGGTATTGTAGAGAATATGGCGTACTTTACACCAGCCGAGTTACCTGACAACAAATACTATATTTTTGGACAAGGTGGAGGACGCGCACTGGCGGAAAAATCTCAAATACCCTTCTTGGGAGAAATTCCCTTGGTACAGAGCATTCGGGAAAGTGGGGACAGAGGTTATCCGGCAGCACTTAATACGGCTGATGGTGACAAGCCTAATCCTGAACAACTGGCTTTTGAAAACCTCGCGCAGGAATTAGCCCGGCAGGTAGCCATTCGTAATGCGAATGCAACAAAAACAAAAAAAGTGGACATCAACGTACAATAA